The DNA window GGTAATAGAGCTCCCTCTTTCTTTGTTTAGAACTGCTGTTAACAAAGATGGTTATAATACAggtaataaaaaacaaaagtaaattagTGGCTTTTGTAAGAATTCAATTTGATAAGAATATAGGTATTTCTATTCTATGAGAGCCgcttctgcaaaaaaaagtattgaatgCTCAACTGGTTTAAGTCCTTCATCCATTTATATTGTCATTACCTATTAGCCTACTGACTACTCTGGATTAAGCTCTTGATCTAGTTGTTTCTCTCATGTCTAAAATAAGCTGCAGTGGGTAATGTCACATGTCTGAGTCTAATACTGTTTGGAAAAGTGAATGgtgtaatatataaaataccTAAAAGGTCCTTCTATGTGTTTTGACAGATTGGCAAAATGAGGTATGTCAGTGTTCGTGACTTTAAAGGGAAAGTCTTAATTGATATTAGAGAATATTGGATGGATCAAGAAGGTGAAATGAAGCCAGGCAGAAAAGGTATTGTTCTGCTTCatcttattttgtattaaaacattGCCTGCAATTTATTGGAAAACTGTGTACCAGATTTTTATACTTTGTTACTGCATGGTATTGTAAgagtaatatttttgttttaacagatgATTAGTTTTATCTGTTCATTATAAACAAAAGCGAAGCGGTTTTGTTGGCCTGagtctgtttttctaaatggaTCCTGCATAATTAATGGAAACAAGGCATCGGGTACAAGCAAATTTATTATGGGAGCTATAAATCTAACCATACTTTTTCTCCCCTGTTGATTAACTGAATTAACTCAATTTCTCGCCTATGTTACAGtcagattttcttatttctaataTGACTGAAAAGGCTTGGGTTTAGTTGGTATAcaatgttaaattatttaaaacaattgtgttcttcatttttatcaaatctcaaattaaaataatagaaatatttcatatgactaatttttttggaaaaaaatattttaattgaggTGAGAATACTTGAAGTGCTTGAGTTTTAGTACTTTGTGTCTGTCTAATCTGCAACACAACATAAGCCTTTAAACCATTAATTGCTACTCCCACACCTAATTTTTATGTCATCCTTTCACTTAACTGTTTTTGGAACTTGGGCCATCTGCAAGATGAGGATGAGTTGATAGTTGCTTTCCTTAATGTCATTTGGTTGTTTAGAAAAGCTTACTTTACTCATTTTTCACATTATGCAAAGGAAAGAGGTAAGTGTGAAACATTCTGTTCTGAAGATTAAaggtatttatatttttatgatgtGTCCAGGAGCAGCACAGTGAATAGATATTTGGAAAGCTTGAGAATTTTCAACATCTCATAGATAACCACTGACAGTAGGTTTGTATGAGCAGAGTATTATGGGCGCCTTataagaaaatttattttttggatgtgctgctgctgtctaacaaaaaaaaaaaaaagactttgatGTTTGAAGACTAAACTGGTGTATTTTGAGGTGGAAATTAAAAGCACATCAATCAAAAGCTTGAGTGGGAAACAACAGTGAGACTTGGTGGGCAGGCAAAGTGATGATCAATCTCTATGATATAGATGGAAATGTTTATCATTGAGGCAAACAGGACGGCATTTTATTAGGATAATGCTAATAATGTGATAGCATGAGTGTTTAATATTCCAGTGATGCATTTACGAGCTGCTTACGAAGCTATGCTGCAAACAATATAAACAAttgtaattttataataaaaaagaagaaaaaattccaaCAGGAGTTGCTTTGTCAGATTATTTCAAATAGCAGCTCTAAATTCATGTCTGCGTACAGTTCATATAGTATGTTGTTCAGGGGCAACTCGATGACATTTGGTCCCCCAGTAATGGTTAGCATGCCTGGTataactgttttcaaaataaatcttccaCCTAAAGACTGGTGGGAAAACTGGCTAGAAGAGTGACAATGCGGAGTGTTTGCTGCTTAAAATAACAGTACTCTGGTAAAACACTGGTGGTagaagagggggggaaaaaggcaatGAGTCCCAAAGATGGAATTCATAGTTTCACCTGTTTTCAGGTCCTGCTCCACCTACAGGgagaaagcaatgaaagaagCCTGATCACTgaggggggagaaagggggTAAATAGTAGAAGAGCCTGGCTGGAGAGAGTGAGAGGTAGGCCTGTGAGTCTGTACTTACATAGAGTTGGCATAAAGATtagtggaagaaggaggaggctAATACGTAAAAGGAAATGTGCCTGGACTGAAGCTTGAAGAAGTAAAAATTCAGAACTGAGGAGATGGTTTCTGGGGTACTGAGCGATTATTGATTGAATGTCACAAGAATCTGTAGTGATattgaagtttaaaaacaataacaaaaaaaaaatccttccatgTTAGTTTGTGAGTGCTAGGGAATAGAATAGAGTATCTCTAAAATGTTACTTATAGCATATGTAATTCACAGTGGTTTAAGACATGCCCCCccccatttttctcttcacaagagagaaaaaaaaaccataaaaaacCAGACGTATAGTACATCAAAAATACTTAGTTCAGTCTACAGAGGTATTTGGCTTTTAGCAGCCAACTGAAATAGGTTTGGTTTCCCATCTCATCTCATTTTGTGCTGCCTCCTATGAGGGCGAGAGCTCTCTTTCCCTTACTGTGTTTCACAAAACACTTGTGAATGAATGTTGTATTGTACCCGTTTTCTTTGTAAGGTAAACCTGTTCAGACCTGGGCTAAAGGTCTAAACTGAAGGGTTCTAAGTGAGTAGTTTAACCATGCAGCTGAGACTTGTTAGTACACGTGATGTAGCCCAAGCATTAAGAGTTGTGACAGTATTTGTGTGTGAAATCAGTCTTGGTTGAAAGTATGCAAGATCCTGATAACAATTCTCTTTTTGTActaagtatttgtttttaatacatttcaggTATTTCTTTAAATCCAGAACAGTGGAACCAGCTGAAGGAACAGATTTCTGATATTGATGATGCAGTAAGAAAACTGTAAAGACAGCCATACAGAAatctttatcatttttgttGGTTTAAGCAGTCTTTTTACattggcttttgttttctaaaatattgttttcGAAGCTATTGTATATTTGGATTGCAAAACAATTTGTAAGATGAATACTTTTTTTATGTGCATTAAAAGTGTATTCTGAGTGAGGCTATTTGTGTATACTttactaaaaagaaatgtgttgctTTCAACTCATggtgtaaaataaacaaatcaagTAATATGTAAAGCATAGTTGTTATGGCCTTTTGATTGAAGACATTTGTTGATAAGGCCATCTATTGGCTTTaggctttgtttcagtttagttaacagtttgttttctaaggagattttaaaaatgtctccatttactttttgtttgtttcatacCCTTTGGTATTGCCCTcagctttctgctttaaaacttGATACAAGCAGTGAATACCTggtaaaaacacatttttgtagataattttaaatactgtatttgctAATTTTCCCTATTTATTCAGATGTAAACAGTCCTGAGTATATAGACTTTTTTGCATTGTTTGCATGGAGTGTTATGCTAAACAGTAACACTTTAACACCACCCACACAGTCTGTTCCCATTTTTATATAGCTTGCTTGTCTTAGAAAATACAATTAGCCTTTATTCATGGACCCTAGTTTCTAGAGTGTGATGCATAAACTTTTACAGTAATAGACATATACCTCAGAGTAAGGTAGCGTTTAAAAGCTCCAAACTTTGTTATTGTTTAGGCACACTTTTCAATCTTTGCATTAAATTAATTCTTGAACACATACTGAATAGTTATTCCATCGAAAATAGCAGTTAACCTGCTTTTGTAGGGCTTTTGTTTGAGAGCACTGTTTAAACAATAGTGCTTAAAATAAGCTGTAACACAGGTTAAACAGTCATACAGGGTTAAAATTGCTTCAGCCAGACTATCAGGCTATCATGCTTTTGCCCTGACCACCCTGTCTGACCAAACCATTTGGCTTGCCTTGCGTGCATTACATGTGCACAACTGGTTCTTCTTTTGTATAGAAAGTATGTAGTGCTTACAGTGGAGCACTGGTACCTAGTGGATCCACAAGTAATGAACTTTGCTTGTCTACCAACGTACATTCTGAGGAGAGAAGCCTGTGTCCAGTGGATGTTCTATTAGACTAGATGTCTCAGCTGAAGGGAGATCTTGGTAGGCATCATGAGGCTATGGAAAGAAGAACGAATATGTTCAAGTAGGACTTAGAGAGCGAACGGGCAGTCTGCTAGAGAAATGGCTAAAGCTCAAAGTTAGCTGACATAATAACTACAGTGAAGAAGCTTAACATTagcagaaatggagaagagTTCATTTTATGACATAATTAATAGAAAGAAGATGATGAAACAACTTCATGAAAACTGTCATTTCAAGGCTATGTAGTACTAAGTAGTGAATGTACAATTTATTGGTTCAGCTGTAACTTTCCCATTTGATggtaaatttaaatatttttaaattttgtataGATAAACAGGATTTACTGTTTAATTGTGGGATATCTTAATATAATTGCTTATATTGCAGACATACTTGGAAGTCCTGTTCTGCTAAGTGCCATACACAGACTGTTCCTGTGCTGCAAAGTTTATAATTCAATACAAATGATACATGAAGGGTGAGGGAAGGTGACCTCATCAAATTAAGTATATATTGTTTAACTTAAATACTGTATTAGATACTTCCATCTACTTTTTAACTTACGGATTCTTGAGATAGTTCGAAGTTAAGATCTGGTTTTGTGTAGCTCAGGAAATGCGAGTTTCAGAGCTATGAAAAAGTTGAATAGAAGAGGAAGAGATGTGTTGTGGTAGCAGATGTTTTTGGGCACAACTTCGAGTGGTGTTTAGGGACACTTGGACCAAACagtataaatgaaatatttgctaaaATTTCTCAGATTAGTAGATCAGTGAATCAAATAAATTGCTTTAGATCATTATTGACAGTTTCTagatcttttttatttgcagcatgttttttgcattttttccttttaaatctgACTGCAACCAGATTTCAACTGTTTACCTCAAAACTTCCATGTGGCTACTTTAAAATGCATAAGTGCATGATTATCATAATAGTAGGAACATTATCCTCAATTAGATTACTGTGGTAGTAGGTCATTGGATGGCAGTTGTAATATCAGAGTACAATATAATTGTGTTCAGGAAGgtggaaaattaaattcattcattttggGAGGGTAAGTGGAAAAAGTTTTACTATAGTGATTAGTTCTATTGTGGAAACTGATGGTAGAGATGTtcaaataaatcagtatttgttAATCAAGAGCTAATATTTCTTA is part of the Cygnus olor isolate bCygOlo1 chromosome Z, bCygOlo1.pri.v2, whole genome shotgun sequence genome and encodes:
- the SUB1 gene encoding activated RNA polymerase II transcriptional coactivator p15, which translates into the protein MPKSKELVSSSSSASDSDSEVDKKAKRKKQAAPEKPVKKQKTGESSKGAASSKQSSNRDENMFQIGKMRYVSVRDFKGKVLIDIREYWMDQEGEMKPGRKGISLNPEQWNQLKEQISDIDDAVRKL